The Staphylococcus sp. KG4-3 genome has a window encoding:
- the mqo gene encoding malate dehydrogenase (quinone), translating into MSTQHSKTDVILIGGGIMSATLGTLLKELAPEKEVKMFERLATPAEESSNAWNNAGTGHSALCELNYTSENKDGTIDINKAVKINEQFQVSKQFWSYLIKQGQLENPEKFIKPVPHMSFVQGVKNVDFLKRRVDRLNKNILFSNMEITDDKNKIAEWTPLIMEGRTSNIPMAISYDKTGTDVNFSALTRKLFENLEDKQVELNYEHEVRDIQQREDGVWEVKVKDLQTNDETIVESDFVFIGAGGASLQLLQKTGIKESKHIGGFPVSGLFLVCKDEAIAKKHLAKVYGKAPVGAPPMSVPHLDTRYIDGKRTILFGPFAGFSPKFLKTGSNMDLIKSVKPNNLITMLSAGIKEMNLTKYLISQLTLSNEERMEDLRQFVPNAKSEDWEIVVAGQRVQVIKDTDQGKGTLQFGTEVITSEDGSLSALLGASPGASTAVDIMLDLLKRCYKDEFTNWEDKVKEIIPSYGMKLSENEALYTQLNKEITENLKIN; encoded by the coding sequence ATGAGTACACAACATAGCAAAACAGATGTCATCTTAATTGGTGGCGGTATCATGAGCGCAACGTTAGGAACATTATTAAAAGAACTCGCACCTGAGAAAGAAGTTAAGATGTTTGAAAGGTTAGCTACACCTGCGGAGGAAAGTTCTAATGCATGGAATAATGCAGGTACAGGTCATTCTGCGTTATGTGAATTAAACTATACTAGTGAAAATAAAGATGGAACAATAGATATCAATAAAGCGGTTAAAATTAATGAACAATTCCAAGTTTCAAAACAGTTTTGGAGCTATTTAATTAAACAAGGGCAACTTGAAAACCCAGAAAAATTTATCAAACCAGTACCGCATATGAGTTTTGTTCAAGGTGTTAAAAATGTTGATTTCTTGAAAAGACGTGTGGACAGACTAAATAAAAACATTTTATTTAGTAATATGGAAATAACAGATGATAAAAATAAAATTGCTGAATGGACGCCACTTATTATGGAGGGGCGTACGTCTAATATACCAATGGCGATTAGTTATGATAAAACAGGTACAGACGTTAACTTCAGCGCATTAACTAGAAAGTTATTTGAGAATTTAGAAGATAAGCAAGTAGAGTTAAATTATGAACATGAAGTAAGAGACATTCAACAACGTGAAGATGGAGTTTGGGAAGTAAAAGTTAAAGACTTGCAAACGAACGATGAGACGATTGTTGAAAGTGATTTTGTATTTATTGGTGCTGGTGGCGCTAGTTTACAGTTGTTACAAAAAACAGGAATTAAAGAGTCTAAACATATTGGTGGTTTCCCAGTAAGTGGATTGTTCTTAGTATGTAAAGATGAAGCTATTGCCAAAAAGCATTTAGCTAAAGTTTATGGTAAAGCTCCAGTAGGTGCTCCACCAATGTCAGTACCACATTTAGATACACGTTACATAGATGGTAAACGAACTATTTTGTTTGGTCCGTTTGCAGGTTTTTCACCAAAATTCTTAAAAACGGGTTCTAATATGGATTTAATCAAATCTGTTAAGCCAAATAACCTTATCACTATGCTATCTGCAGGAATTAAAGAAATGAATTTAACGAAATATCTTATCTCGCAATTAACTTTATCAAATGAAGAACGTATGGAAGATTTACGTCAATTTGTACCTAATGCTAAAAGCGAAGATTGGGAAATCGTCGTTGCTGGACAACGTGTTCAAGTAATTAAAGATACGGATCAAGGCAAAGGAACATTACAATTTGGTACGGAAGTTATTACGTCAGAAGATGGTTCATTATCTGCACTCTTAGGTGCGTCTCCAGGTGCATCTACGGCAGTCGATATTATGCTTGATTTGCTCAAGCGTTGTTACAAAGACGAATTTACTAATTGGGAAGATAAAGTTAAAGAAATCATACCTTCATATGGTATGAAACTATCAGAAAATGAAGCGTTATATACTCAATTAAATAAAGAAATTACGGAAAATTTAAAAATTAATTAA
- a CDS encoding glycosyltransferase family 4 protein, translating to MKSITFFMHNVYAMGGTVKSISQLANILAEKGHHVEIITIFKGADSPYFDIHESIKIKPLINYQFHPLNIKDIIINRIAKFTSFSRPKYISQFEPGIDQFSHYIEKKMIKAISNVSTDVIVGTRASFNILIAKYASTQIEKVGMEHMNFDAHSEPYQQEIIKSYRGLDKITTLTTVDKNKYQSHIDTPVFVVPNIINEVRLHEPKSKIICAAGRLEYEKGFDLLVESINPIQQAVRKFNYQVHIYGEGKEQANLQQMINQYNLSDIVKLYGSTQQLNEKLAVSEITVIPSRNEGFGMVILEAMNQSSVVVSFDGNAGPDSIIQNNVNGYLIEHENVNALSNQLRRLINQEFKDEVVIQNGYKTVASYAPKAIYQDFLTMLNA from the coding sequence ATGAAATCAATAACATTTTTCATGCATAATGTTTATGCAATGGGAGGCACCGTCAAGTCTATTTCTCAATTGGCAAATATATTAGCTGAAAAAGGACATCATGTAGAAATCATAACTATTTTTAAAGGGGCTGATTCGCCTTACTTTGATATTCATGAATCCATTAAAATAAAACCTTTAATTAACTATCAATTTCACCCACTTAATATAAAAGACATTATTATAAATAGGATCGCTAAATTCACATCATTTTCCAGACCAAAATATATCTCTCAATTTGAACCAGGGATTGATCAATTTTCTCACTATATAGAAAAAAAAATGATTAAAGCTATAAGCAATGTTTCTACAGATGTGATTGTAGGTACCCGTGCAAGTTTTAATATATTAATTGCTAAATATGCTAGTACTCAAATAGAAAAAGTTGGTATGGAACATATGAACTTTGATGCACATTCTGAACCATATCAACAAGAAATTATTAAAAGTTATAGAGGTTTAGATAAAATCACAACATTAACTACTGTAGATAAGAACAAATACCAATCACATATCGATACACCAGTATTCGTAGTTCCTAATATTATCAATGAAGTTCGTCTTCACGAACCGAAAAGCAAAATCATCTGTGCAGCTGGCCGTTTAGAATATGAAAAAGGATTTGATTTATTGGTTGAAAGTATTAATCCTATTCAACAAGCTGTTAGAAAATTTAATTATCAAGTTCACATATATGGTGAAGGCAAAGAACAAGCAAATCTGCAACAAATGATTAATCAATATAACCTATCAGACATTGTAAAATTGTATGGCTCCACACAACAATTAAACGAAAAATTAGCAGTAAGTGAAATCACTGTTATCCCTTCGCGTAATGAAGGTTTCGGTATGGTGATATTAGAAGCTATGAACCAAAGCAGTGTAGTAGTGAGTTTTGATGGCAATGCTGGCCCTGATTCAATCATCCAAAATAATGTAAATGGCTATTTAATTGAACATGAAAACGTAAATGCATTATCTAATCAATTACGCCGACTCATAAACCAAGAGTTCAAAGATGAAGTTGTTATTCAAAATGGTTATAAAACCGTTGCATCTTATGCACCAAAAGCGATTTATCAAGACTTTTTAACTATGTTAAACGCTTAA
- a CDS encoding L-lactate permease, translated as MFVESFNPFGNILLSTLVAAIPIVLFLLCLTLLKMKGIYASLTTVVVTLIIAMLFFKLPVMIASGAVVEGFFQGIIPIGYIVVMAVLLYKITNKTGQFNTIQDSISSISQDQRIQLLLIGFAFNGFLEGAAGFGVPIAICALLLTQLGFGPLQAAMLCLIANASAGAFGAIGLPVTVIDTLGLPDNISGMAVSQMSALTLVFMNLLIPFLLIWIIDGFKGIKETLPAILIVGGTFAVLQGLITVFIGPELADIIPPLVSMLALALFSKKFQPKNIFRLKKDEKPQAITKHKPKEIIYAWSPFVILTVIVMIWSAQSFKALFAPDGALSSLVFNITLPGTYSDIANKAITLPLNIIGQTGTAILLVIIITILMSKNVKFKDGIGLFKEAFKELWLPIITICFILVISKLMTYAGLSSAVGEGIAKTGSIFPLLSPILGWIGVFLTGSVTNNNSLFAPIQAAVANNIGASGALLVSANTVGGVAAKLISPQSIAIATASVQQVGKESELLKMTLRYSIALLIFVCIWTFLLHLFM; from the coding sequence ATGTTTGTAGAATCTTTTAACCCCTTTGGTAACATCTTGTTATCAACATTAGTAGCAGCAATACCTATAGTTTTATTTCTTTTATGTCTAACTCTTCTTAAGATGAAAGGTATTTATGCTTCATTAACAACCGTAGTTGTTACACTTATTATTGCCATGTTATTCTTCAAACTACCTGTGATGATAGCATCGGGAGCAGTCGTTGAAGGATTTTTCCAGGGTATTATACCAATTGGATATATTGTAGTTATGGCAGTTTTACTTTATAAGATTACGAATAAAACTGGCCAGTTTAATACGATACAAGATAGTATTTCTAGTATTTCACAAGATCAGCGTATCCAATTATTGTTAATTGGTTTTGCGTTTAATGGCTTTTTAGAAGGTGCAGCAGGTTTTGGTGTGCCAATTGCAATTTGTGCATTATTACTAACACAGTTAGGATTTGGTCCATTACAAGCAGCAATGCTTTGTTTAATAGCTAATGCGTCTGCAGGTGCATTTGGAGCAATTGGTTTACCTGTCACTGTTATTGACACATTAGGTTTACCAGATAATATTTCAGGTATGGCAGTTTCCCAAATGTCAGCATTAACATTAGTATTTATGAATTTGTTAATACCATTTTTATTAATATGGATTATTGATGGCTTTAAAGGTATTAAAGAAACCTTGCCAGCTATTTTAATTGTTGGTGGTACTTTCGCAGTATTACAAGGTTTAATCACTGTATTTATTGGACCTGAATTGGCCGATATTATACCACCATTAGTTTCAATGTTAGCTTTAGCTTTATTCTCGAAAAAATTCCAACCGAAAAATATCTTTAGATTGAAAAAAGATGAAAAGCCTCAAGCAATTACAAAACACAAACCTAAAGAAATAATATATGCTTGGAGCCCGTTTGTGATTTTAACTGTGATTGTAATGATATGGAGTGCGCAAAGCTTTAAAGCACTTTTCGCTCCAGATGGTGCATTATCTTCACTTGTCTTTAATATAACGTTACCCGGGACTTATAGCGATATTGCAAATAAAGCAATCACATTGCCATTGAATATAATAGGTCAAACCGGAACAGCTATTTTACTTGTAATTATTATTACAATTCTAATGTCAAAAAATGTTAAATTTAAGGATGGCATAGGACTATTTAAAGAAGCGTTTAAAGAATTGTGGTTACCAATTATAACGATTTGTTTTATCTTGGTAATATCTAAATTAATGACTTACGCTGGGTTAAGTAGCGCAGTAGGTGAGGGTATTGCAAAAACAGGAAGCATTTTCCCATTATTATCTCCAATATTGGGGTGGATTGGCGTATTCTTAACAGGTTCTGTTACAAATAACAACTCATTGTTTGCACCAATTCAAGCAGCAGTTGCAAATAATATTGGCGCTAGTGGTGCTTTACTAGTATCAGCAAATACTGTCGGTGGTGTGGCTGCTAAATTAATATCACCACAATCTATTGCGATTGCGACAGCTTCTGTACAACAAGTCGGGAAAGAATCTGAATTGTTGAAAATGACATTACGCTATAGTATTGCTTTACTTATATTTGTATGTATCTGGACATTCTTATTACATTTATTCATGTAA
- a CDS encoding CDP-glycerol glycerophosphotransferase family protein: MIKQIEITALHLLESELEKVTLEGYSHFVLINDHIEIYQHMLEAVELKPCPIVTDYTVQQQYVNDCRYFGKSEITFNDWIENINHFPNVIFHIETTQNILKHFEISNIFDLSLISLLQDDIATDSHVVFNFESTFITSDYIWSEIHKLTPLNTTKFSLNKLAYEHKHAVPFKNSETLAPEQLRFTDKCLKNTGFKLPHWFYHMLQQHFDKKHREASYIYEKDKSKVKNHIVFLGFDYGFRGNSRYLFNHFAKHFTKLPIYFITNDVNGPNFIKPDDPKAKSLIESAQVVILESYIPDSLKPNGTIIQLWHGTPIKKLFLDSPEPTQNLNIYNYRARKYNKWLQQDYFICDCSAIIDYFKTAFPQQRTHILNCGYPRVRYLLDKQSDHHYISFIKKELKLNPEKETLLYAPTWRTDYDESDLLPISDGLLNKYNVIFKGHIEDNSNYVPENAIIAPSHIEAQDLLLVSDIVLTDYSSIIFDALTIDKTVCQYTPNHEKYVSERGVYEEVMHALSTVRYSDAKALLNDLISHQMKDIHDNSFVNKDNHAFETISHIIHKCTKSR; encoded by the coding sequence ATGATAAAACAAATTGAAATTACAGCGTTGCACCTTTTAGAGTCTGAATTGGAAAAGGTAACATTAGAAGGTTATTCACACTTTGTATTAATTAATGACCATATTGAAATATACCAACATATGCTTGAGGCCGTTGAATTAAAGCCTTGCCCGATTGTAACAGACTATACAGTTCAACAACAATACGTCAACGACTGTCGCTATTTTGGGAAATCAGAAATTACTTTCAATGATTGGATTGAAAATATTAACCACTTCCCAAATGTTATTTTCCATATAGAAACAACACAAAACATCTTAAAACATTTTGAAATTAGTAATATTTTTGACTTATCACTGATTTCACTATTACAAGATGATATCGCTACAGATAGTCATGTAGTTTTTAATTTTGAATCCACATTTATTACAAGTGACTATATTTGGAGTGAAATTCATAAATTAACGCCATTAAACACAACTAAATTTAGCCTTAACAAATTGGCATATGAACATAAACACGCTGTGCCATTTAAAAATAGTGAAACGCTCGCACCAGAGCAATTGCGCTTTACAGATAAATGCTTAAAAAATACCGGTTTTAAATTACCCCATTGGTTTTATCATATGCTTCAACAACATTTTGACAAAAAGCATCGTGAAGCAAGTTATATTTATGAAAAAGACAAGTCTAAAGTTAAAAATCATATAGTTTTCTTAGGTTTTGATTATGGTTTCCGCGGTAATTCTCGTTATTTATTTAATCACTTTGCGAAACACTTTACTAAATTACCTATCTATTTTATTACTAATGATGTAAATGGGCCTAATTTTATTAAACCGGATGATCCAAAAGCGAAATCACTTATCGAAAGTGCACAAGTTGTAATATTAGAAAGTTATATACCAGACTCATTAAAACCAAACGGAACCATTATACAACTTTGGCATGGTACGCCTATAAAAAAACTATTTTTAGATAGTCCTGAACCAACTCAAAACCTTAATATTTATAATTATCGCGCACGTAAATATAATAAATGGTTACAACAAGACTATTTCATTTGTGATTGTTCAGCGATTATTGATTATTTTAAAACTGCTTTTCCACAGCAACGAACGCATATATTAAATTGTGGCTATCCAAGAGTTCGTTATTTATTAGATAAACAATCTGATCATCACTATATTTCATTTATCAAAAAAGAATTGAAATTAAATCCAGAAAAGGAAACATTACTTTATGCGCCTACTTGGCGAACAGATTATGATGAATCTGATTTATTACCAATAAGTGATGGGCTTCTGAATAAATACAATGTTATTTTTAAAGGGCATATTGAAGATAATTCTAACTACGTTCCGGAGAATGCAATTATTGCGCCTTCTCATATAGAAGCTCAAGATTTATTATTGGTTTCAGATATTGTCTTAACTGACTATTCATCGATTATTTTTGATGCATTAACTATTGATAAAACAGTCTGTCAATATACACCAAATCACGAAAAATATGTTTCTGAACGTGGTGTTTATGAAGAAGTGATGCACGCGCTATCTACAGTACGCTATAGCGATGCCAAAGCATTACTCAACGATTTAATAAGCCATCAAATGAAAGATATACATGATAATTCTTTTGTAAATAAAGATAACCATGCTTTTGAAACTATTTCTCATATCATTCATAAATGTACTAAATCTAGGTAA
- a CDS encoding N-acetyltransferase, with protein sequence MVTQIELVKSNELEQLRQLSITTFKATFEDGGYTDEDFEQYFNEAYNVEQLNKELENESSFTYFYKENEKIVGYFKLNINQAQSEEKGNEYLEIQRIYFLPKFQGGGRGKHVFEFAIEKARELKKTKIWLGVWEYNKQALNFYEKQGLHVTGEHHFYTGNVVDIDLIMEKEI encoded by the coding sequence ATGGTGACTCAAATTGAATTGGTAAAATCTAATGAGCTAGAACAATTACGTCAACTTAGTATCACTACATTTAAGGCGACATTTGAAGACGGTGGTTACACTGATGAAGATTTCGAGCAGTATTTTAATGAAGCTTATAATGTAGAACAACTAAATAAAGAATTAGAAAATGAATCATCTTTTACTTATTTTTATAAAGAAAATGAAAAAATAGTAGGATATTTTAAATTAAATATTAATCAAGCCCAATCAGAAGAAAAGGGGAATGAATATCTCGAAATACAGCGCATTTATTTTTTACCAAAATTTCAAGGGGGTGGGCGAGGAAAACACGTCTTTGAATTCGCAATCGAAAAAGCGCGAGAATTAAAGAAAACTAAAATTTGGTTAGGCGTATGGGAGTATAATAAACAAGCACTTAATTTCTACGAAAAGCAAGGACTGCATGTTACAGGGGAACATCACTTTTATACTGGTAATGTAGTAGATATAGATTTAATTATGGAAAAAGAAATTTAG
- a CDS encoding acryloyl-CoA reductase yields the protein MTETFKAFVVDEQDGKVTNQYKDLSINDLPEGEVLIKVKYSGINYKDALATVENSKIVKSYPMVPGIDLAGVVEHSDTHAFEAGDEVIITGYDLGISHFGGFSEYARVKEEWIVPLPKDLTLEEAMIYGTAGYTAGLAIEKLEHNGLSVEKEDVLVRGATGGVGTLAVMMLDSIGFDVVASTGKQNAEAQLKSLGAKEVIPRISESDSKPLGKRTWQGAIDPVGGESLSQIIKQLDYDGSVALIGMTGGTNFDSSVFPFILRGTSIIGIDSVYTEMRQRKHIWRRLAKDLKPDQLHDIKQVIKFSEIESSIKQVLEHENSGRIVIDFEA from the coding sequence ATGACTGAAACATTTAAAGCTTTTGTAGTCGATGAACAAGACGGCAAAGTAACTAACCAATATAAAGATTTATCAATAAATGATTTACCAGAGGGCGAGGTACTTATAAAAGTTAAGTACTCTGGTATCAATTATAAAGATGCACTTGCAACAGTGGAAAATTCAAAAATCGTAAAATCATACCCAATGGTTCCAGGTATTGATTTAGCTGGCGTAGTAGAACATTCCGATACTCATGCTTTTGAAGCTGGTGACGAAGTTATTATCACTGGATATGATTTAGGCATTAGCCACTTTGGTGGTTTTAGTGAATACGCACGTGTTAAAGAAGAGTGGATTGTACCTTTACCAAAAGATTTAACCCTTGAAGAAGCTATGATTTATGGAACTGCTGGCTATACAGCAGGTTTAGCTATCGAAAAGTTAGAACATAATGGTTTATCTGTAGAAAAAGAAGACGTACTTGTACGTGGCGCAACAGGTGGCGTAGGAACACTTGCAGTAATGATGTTGGACTCAATAGGCTTTGATGTTGTTGCTAGTACCGGTAAACAAAACGCTGAAGCTCAACTTAAATCTTTAGGTGCAAAAGAAGTAATACCCCGTATTTCAGAAAGTGATAGTAAACCACTTGGCAAACGTACTTGGCAAGGTGCTATAGATCCAGTTGGTGGCGAAAGTTTATCACAAATCATTAAACAATTAGACTATGATGGCAGTGTTGCTTTAATAGGTATGACTGGCGGAACAAACTTTGATAGTTCTGTATTTCCATTTATATTAAGAGGCACTAGCATTATAGGTATCGATTCAGTTTATACTGAAATGAGACAACGCAAACATATATGGCGTCGTTTAGCAAAAGACTTAAAACCAGACCAATTACATGACATCAAACAAGTTATTAAATTCAGTGAGATTGAATCAAGTATTAAACAAGTACTTGAACATGAAAATTCTGGCCGCATAGTCATCGACTTTGAAGCATAA
- a CDS encoding sugar porter family MFS transporter, which yields MGIKVNKKLIFFLGALGGLLYGYDMGVISGALLFIRDDISLNSFTEGLVVSSMLVGAIFGSGASGPMSDRLGRRRVVFIIAIIYIVGALILASAPSMPILVLGRLVIGLAVGGSTAIVPVYLSEMAPTEQRGSLSSLNQLMITIGILSSYLINYAFTPIEGWRWMLGLAIIPSVILLIGVAFMPESPRWLLEHRSEKAARDVMKLTFKDSEIDKEIADMKEINSISESTWNVLKSPWLRPTLIIGSIFALLQQIIGINAIIYYAPTIFNKAGLGNATSILGTVGIGTVNVLITIVAIMIIDKIDRKRLLVIGNIGMVASLLIMAVLIWTIGIQSSAWIIVACLTLFIIFFGFTWGPVLWVMLPELFPMRARGAATGVAALVLSIGSLLVAQFFPILTEVLSVEQVFLIFAAIGICALIFVIKYLPETRGRSLEEIEADLRSRTNAANANIEETK from the coding sequence ATGGGAATAAAAGTAAATAAAAAACTCATCTTTTTCCTTGGTGCATTGGGAGGTTTACTCTATGGTTATGACATGGGAGTAATATCTGGCGCCTTATTATTTATAAGAGATGATATATCTTTAAATAGTTTTACTGAAGGTCTTGTAGTTTCGTCTATGTTAGTTGGGGCAATATTTGGTTCAGGTGCTAGTGGACCGATGTCTGATAGATTGGGGCGTAGACGTGTTGTATTTATTATAGCAATTATTTACATAGTCGGTGCTTTAATATTAGCTTCAGCCCCTTCCATGCCTATACTAGTTCTCGGTCGTCTAGTCATTGGTTTAGCTGTAGGTGGTTCTACTGCTATCGTACCAGTTTATTTATCAGAAATGGCGCCTACTGAACAACGTGGTTCATTAAGTTCTTTAAACCAATTAATGATTACAATTGGTATTTTATCTTCATACTTAATCAACTATGCGTTCACACCAATAGAAGGTTGGAGATGGATGCTAGGACTTGCAATCATACCTTCTGTTATCTTGTTAATTGGTGTTGCATTTATGCCTGAAAGTCCAAGATGGTTACTTGAGCACAGAAGTGAAAAAGCAGCTCGTGATGTGATGAAATTAACGTTTAAAGATAGTGAAATCGATAAAGAAATTGCAGATATGAAAGAAATTAATAGTATTTCTGAAAGCACATGGAATGTTTTAAAATCACCATGGTTACGACCAACGCTGATTATCGGAAGTATCTTTGCGTTACTTCAACAAATAATAGGAATTAATGCAATCATTTATTACGCACCTACTATTTTCAATAAAGCTGGTTTAGGTAACGCTACTTCCATTTTAGGCACAGTAGGAATTGGTACCGTGAACGTCTTAATTACAATTGTCGCTATTATGATTATTGATAAAATTGATCGTAAGCGTCTATTAGTAATTGGTAACATTGGTATGGTCGCTTCGCTACTAATTATGGCTGTCTTAATTTGGACAATTGGGATTCAATCATCCGCATGGATTATCGTAGCTTGTTTAACTTTATTCATTATATTCTTTGGGTTTACTTGGGGGCCAGTACTTTGGGTTATGTTACCTGAATTATTCCCAATGCGTGCACGTGGTGCCGCAACTGGTGTCGCAGCGCTTGTATTATCAATTGGTAGCTTGTTAGTTGCGCAATTCTTCCCAATTTTGACGGAAGTATTATCAGTTGAACAAGTATTCTTAATCTTTGCTGCGATTGGAATTTGTGCCTTAATCTTTGTAATCAAATACTTACCAGAAACACGTGGCCGTAGTTTAGAAGAAATTGAAGCAGACTTACGTTCTAGAACAAATGCTGCAAATGCAAATATAGAAGAGACGAAATAG
- a CDS encoding GNAT family N-acetyltransferase, whose protein sequence is MVEIKHEAPTVEDYRNLRKIAGLSEKSREAAEKGIPNACFNVTIYDQQVLIGMGRVIGDGGTAFQIIDIAVNPAYQGHGYGKEIMTHIMDYIKTEAESGTYVSLIADYPADQLYAQFGFITTEPNSCGMYLKY, encoded by the coding sequence ATGGTTGAGATAAAGCATGAAGCACCAACTGTTGAAGACTATAGAAATTTACGTAAAATAGCTGGACTGAGCGAAAAATCCCGAGAAGCTGCTGAAAAGGGTATACCTAATGCATGTTTTAATGTCACAATCTATGATCAACAGGTGTTAATAGGTATGGGAAGAGTGATTGGTGATGGTGGAACGGCGTTTCAAATCATTGATATAGCAGTTAATCCAGCATACCAAGGCCATGGTTATGGAAAAGAAATAATGACTCATATTATGGATTATATAAAAACTGAAGCTGAATCGGGAACATATGTCAGTTTAATAGCTGATTACCCTGCGGATCAGTTGTATGCACAATTTGGATTTATTACTACAGAACCCAATTCTTGTGGTATGTATTTAAAATATTGA
- a CDS encoding NAD(P)/FAD-dependent oxidoreductase, with product MDDVIIIGGGPAGLFASFYSGLRGMNVRIIDIQDKLGGKMHVYPEKIIWDIGGLAPKPCFEVIQDTVRQGLHFNPEVNLEERVTDIRKIAEQHFEVETDKGNVFEGKSVIIAIGGGIINPKQLDIKDAERYKLTNLHYVVQSLKKFKDKNVLISGAGNSALDWANDLSGYAKSVTLIYRKADIKGYEAMRDKMEQLNVEKLPNTHIYQLIGDQGQTQIEKVILENIETGEQTVKAFDDVIISHGFDRENTLLEASSTQVDMFNEYSIKGFGNTSTSIDGLYACGDIIYHEAKAHLIASAFSDAANAANLAKLYIEPKAAAEGYVSSHNDVFKESNKVVMKKYL from the coding sequence ATGGATGACGTAATTATAATTGGTGGTGGCCCAGCAGGGTTATTTGCTAGTTTTTATTCAGGATTAAGAGGGATGAACGTCCGCATCATAGATATTCAAGACAAACTTGGGGGGAAGATGCATGTCTATCCAGAAAAAATTATATGGGATATTGGTGGATTAGCACCGAAACCGTGTTTTGAAGTTATTCAAGACACAGTTAGACAAGGTCTACATTTTAATCCTGAAGTGAATTTAGAAGAACGTGTAACTGATATAAGAAAAATTGCCGAACAACATTTTGAGGTTGAAACGGATAAAGGAAATGTATTTGAAGGAAAATCAGTGATTATAGCGATTGGCGGAGGTATCATTAATCCTAAACAACTAGATATTAAAGATGCAGAAAGATATAAATTGACTAACTTACATTATGTAGTACAGTCTTTGAAAAAATTTAAAGATAAAAATGTATTAATTTCTGGTGCCGGTAATTCAGCTTTAGATTGGGCTAACGATTTAAGTGGTTATGCTAAAAGTGTTACGCTCATTTATAGAAAAGCTGATATTAAAGGATATGAAGCAATGAGAGATAAAATGGAGCAATTGAATGTTGAAAAATTACCGAATACACATATATATCAACTTATAGGTGACCAAGGACAAACACAAATTGAAAAAGTGATATTAGAGAACATTGAAACAGGTGAGCAAACGGTAAAAGCATTTGATGATGTGATTATCAGTCATGGTTTTGATAGAGAAAATACATTGTTAGAGGCTTCTTCAACTCAAGTTGACATGTTTAACGAGTACAGCATTAAAGGCTTTGGCAATACTTCTACGAGTATTGATGGATTGTATGCATGTGGTGATATTATATATCATGAAGCAAAAGCACATCTCATTGCAAGCGCCTTTAGTGACGCGGCTAATGCTGCAAATTTGGCTAAGCTTTACATTGAGCCTAAAGCAGCTGCAGAAGGTTATGTATCAAGTCATAATGATGTCTTTAAAGAATCAAATAAAGTAGTTATGAAGAAATATTTATAA